Proteins from a single region of Pseudomonas quebecensis:
- a CDS encoding glycoside hydrolase family 68 protein, translating to MKHATIIPTRWTRADALKVNENDPTTTQPLVPADFPVMSDTVFIWDTMPLRTLDGTVVSVNGWSVIFTLTADRRPHDPQFINADGRYDIKRDWEDRHGHARICYWYSRTGKDWIFGGRVMAEGVSPTTREWAGTPILLNNNGDIDLYYTCVTPGATIAKVRGQVVTSQSGVELRGFTQVKALFEADGTYYQTEAQNATWNFRDPSPFIDPKDGKLYMVFEGNVAGERGTHEVGANELGLVPPGHEHVGGARYQVGCIGLAVAKDLNGDEWELLPPLVTAVGVNDQTERPHYVFQDNKYYLFTISHKFTYADGITGPDGVYGFVGDHLFGPYTPMNASGLVLGNPPSQPFQTYSHCVMPNGLVTSFIDSVPTAGGDYRIGGTEAPTVRIVLKGDRSFVQEAYDYGYIPPMRDVVLSQ from the coding sequence ATGAAACACGCCACTATTATCCCCACTCGCTGGACACGCGCAGATGCGCTCAAAGTGAATGAAAATGACCCCACCACGACTCAACCGCTGGTGCCTGCCGACTTCCCGGTGATGAGCGACACGGTGTTTATCTGGGACACCATGCCCTTGCGCACCCTGGACGGCACGGTGGTTTCGGTCAACGGCTGGTCCGTGATCTTCACCCTGACGGCCGACCGTCGCCCCCATGATCCGCAATTCATCAATGCCGATGGTCGCTACGACATCAAGCGCGATTGGGAAGATCGCCATGGTCATGCGCGCATCTGCTACTGGTACTCGCGCACCGGCAAAGACTGGATCTTCGGCGGCCGCGTGATGGCCGAAGGCGTATCGCCGACCACGCGTGAATGGGCAGGTACACCGATCCTGCTCAATAACAACGGCGACATCGACCTGTATTACACCTGCGTCACTCCGGGCGCGACGATTGCCAAGGTCCGAGGCCAGGTGGTCACGTCCCAAAGCGGTGTCGAGTTGCGCGGTTTCACTCAGGTCAAGGCCCTGTTCGAAGCCGATGGCACCTACTACCAGACCGAAGCGCAGAACGCGACCTGGAACTTCCGCGACCCCAGCCCGTTTATCGATCCCAAGGACGGCAAGCTGTACATGGTGTTCGAAGGCAACGTAGCAGGTGAGCGCGGCACTCACGAAGTGGGCGCGAACGAACTGGGCCTGGTGCCGCCAGGGCATGAACATGTGGGCGGTGCGCGTTACCAGGTGGGTTGCATCGGCCTTGCGGTGGCCAAGGACCTCAATGGCGATGAATGGGAACTCCTGCCGCCCCTGGTCACCGCCGTCGGGGTGAACGATCAGACCGAGCGGCCGCACTACGTGTTTCAGGACAACAAGTACTACCTGTTTACCATCAGTCACAAGTTCACCTATGCCGATGGCATAACGGGCCCGGATGGGGTCTACGGGTTTGTCGGCGATCATCTGTTCGGCCCCTACACACCGATGAATGCTTCGGGCCTGGTACTGGGCAACCCGCCGTCGCAGCCGTTCCAGACCTATTCGCACTGCGTGATGCCCAATGGCCTGGTCACATCGTTTATCGACAGCGTGCCCACCGCCGGCGGCGACTACCGCATCGGCGGCACCGAAGCGCCGACGGTCAGGATTGTGCTCAAGGGGGATCGTTCGTTCGTGCAGGAGGCGTATGACTACGGTTACATCCCGCCGATGCGCGATGTGGTGTTGAGCCAATGA
- a CDS encoding FkbM family methyltransferase, with amino-acid sequence MIDFTNWLCGEKINIIDIGARMTPGEAPIYQNLIKNNLCTITAVEPDTSTNELLVKLSNAKIYNLALGTKGLSYLNICQLPSCSSLLEPDTETLSKYSGMEYFYNVIDRVSLHVDEMDDIFQDEIFDFLSIDVQGAELNVLENGRRNLSNLLGIHIEVSFIEKYKGQPLFRDVDTFLAGNDFSFHCFTGYGTRSPRGIEIDNSPINGINQWLWADAFYFHNLYDIDFWKEPGKLIKLACIFHNLYKSYDFSAHCLKIHDHQFGSNYLSEYASLISNLTNTCIKSSSDENTYLAKIAQKINYN; translated from the coding sequence ATGATCGATTTTACAAACTGGTTATGCGGAGAAAAAATAAATATCATTGATATCGGAGCTCGGATGACGCCAGGGGAAGCACCGATATATCAAAACCTGATCAAAAATAATCTATGTACGATTACTGCAGTAGAGCCAGACACCAGCACGAATGAGCTACTAGTCAAACTATCAAATGCAAAAATTTATAATTTAGCGCTAGGTACAAAAGGGCTTTCTTATCTGAACATCTGCCAACTACCTTCGTGTTCATCGCTCCTAGAGCCAGATACAGAAACACTATCCAAATACTCAGGCATGGAATACTTTTACAACGTCATAGACCGCGTCAGCCTACATGTAGATGAAATGGACGACATTTTCCAGGATGAAATCTTTGATTTCCTCAGCATAGACGTCCAAGGAGCCGAGTTAAATGTCCTGGAAAATGGAAGGAGAAACTTATCCAACCTTCTGGGGATTCATATTGAGGTGTCGTTTATTGAAAAATATAAAGGACAACCCTTATTTCGTGACGTCGATACTTTTTTAGCCGGCAATGATTTTTCCTTCCATTGCTTTACAGGATACGGCACGAGGTCCCCACGGGGAATTGAAATAGATAACTCTCCCATAAATGGAATAAACCAGTGGCTTTGGGCAGACGCTTTCTATTTTCACAATTTATATGATATAGACTTTTGGAAAGAACCTGGAAAACTAATAAAACTCGCCTGTATCTTTCATAACCTGTATAAATCCTACGACTTCTCAGCTCATTGTTTAAAAATTCACGACCATCAATTTGGCTCAAATTATCTCTCGGAATATGCGTCACTTATATCCAATCTCACAAATACATGCATCAAATCAAGCAGTGACGAAAATACATATTTAGCCAAAATAGCGCAAAAAATAAATTACAACTAA
- a CDS encoding ATP-dependent Clp protease proteolytic subunit, whose amino-acid sequence MKDPFNSEQEKPENESILKIKESIKITDSLVASRKIFITGEINHNLAYNTARELHALSHISDDPIFIFISSPGGHVESGDMIYDTIKFIKPKVFTIGSGWVASAGALIYVAADKENRYSLPNTRFLLHQPSGGFHGRAEDFGAYSKEISFMKERLNKIFSDATGQPIEIIRQNTERDFWLSAEESVKYGLVHKIVTSEHEIF is encoded by the coding sequence ATGAAAGATCCATTTAACTCAGAGCAAGAAAAACCTGAAAATGAATCAATTTTAAAAATAAAAGAATCAATTAAAATTACAGATAGCCTAGTTGCATCAAGAAAAATATTTATAACGGGAGAAATAAACCACAACCTAGCCTACAATACAGCTAGAGAACTTCATGCGTTATCTCATATTAGCGACGATCCAATATTTATTTTTATCAGTTCTCCAGGCGGACACGTTGAGTCAGGGGATATGATCTATGACACTATAAAATTCATAAAACCAAAAGTTTTTACAATAGGATCCGGGTGGGTCGCTAGCGCTGGCGCACTGATATATGTAGCGGCTGATAAGGAAAATAGATACTCCCTACCCAACACTCGCTTTCTTCTCCATCAACCATCTGGTGGCTTTCACGGTAGAGCAGAAGATTTCGGCGCCTACTCAAAAGAAATTAGCTTTATGAAAGAGCGACTAAACAAAATATTCTCAGACGCCACTGGGCAACCCATAGAAATAATCAGACAAAATACAGAGCGCGACTTTTGGTTAAGCGCCGAAGAGTCAGTAAAATATGGACTGGTCCACAAAATAGTGACCTCTGAACATGAAATATTCTAA
- a CDS encoding acetamidase/formamidase family protein produces the protein MKYSKTCRLKQKSHFSSFGENSKNAKILEQKKSYTIKTIDNLGYDENLNKCSDFLNPLSGPFSLKGAKFGETIALNIEGIIHTRDIGLSSCGLLPTHLDETLKKDVLGEPVIFWKIEDEFCYPIKGRQIDRSIALRKSLMIGCLRSAENLGEASLSSLDVDQYGGNFDCKLFKQDALIFLPIRNDNAEFYIGDVHYCQSDGEVGGTGIEVTAEITFSAEVCSAPIHKGLHVTVDNLVYFMGVGSTINDGIAKAFSQGYEALTHKGINDNLTRLLLAHGSTLQLIKIGYPNIVAIGIELKYFS, from the coding sequence ATGAAATATTCTAAAACTTGCCGGCTTAAACAAAAATCTCATTTCTCATCCTTCGGCGAAAACTCAAAGAATGCGAAAATTTTAGAACAGAAAAAATCTTATACGATAAAAACCATAGACAACTTAGGCTATGACGAAAACCTAAATAAATGCAGTGATTTTCTGAACCCCCTTTCTGGTCCGTTCAGCTTGAAAGGAGCAAAATTTGGTGAAACCATTGCGCTAAATATAGAAGGCATTATACATACTCGTGATATTGGACTTTCATCTTGTGGACTTCTACCTACCCATTTAGATGAAACACTAAAAAAAGATGTTCTCGGTGAGCCAGTCATTTTTTGGAAAATTGAAGATGAATTTTGCTATCCCATTAAAGGCCGCCAAATTGATCGCTCAATCGCTTTGAGAAAGTCTCTAATGATCGGTTGTTTAAGAAGTGCTGAAAATCTTGGTGAAGCCTCCTTAAGCTCGTTGGATGTGGACCAATATGGCGGCAACTTTGATTGCAAGCTTTTTAAACAGGACGCATTAATTTTTCTACCCATTAGAAATGACAATGCTGAGTTTTATATAGGAGACGTTCATTATTGCCAATCCGATGGCGAAGTCGGCGGAACGGGCATAGAAGTTACAGCTGAAATAACATTTTCAGCAGAGGTCTGCAGTGCCCCCATACACAAGGGCCTACACGTCACTGTAGATAACCTCGTATATTTTATGGGCGTCGGATCGACCATAAACGACGGGATAGCCAAGGCTTTTTCACAAGGTTACGAAGCATTAACTCACAAAGGAATTAATGACAACCTAACTAGACTACTACTGGCCCATGGAAGCACATTACAGCTTATAAAAATTGGATATCCAAATATTGTAGCGATAGGTATAGAGTTAAAATACTTTTCATAG
- a CDS encoding aKG-HExxH-type peptide beta-hydroxylase produces MPFAALINQFRDSKKAPPFFFAAHHIILNHCTNRNPIYNSAASELLKINAHTNYKKLSINPFLKSTSSQESICLNAIFSDIRHTYGNDDFLPIAFDSPEQSYPTKLMIESAIDIIKTAAPSLYDEIEFIIEEIRIFSSGNIRAGSNFNTLGLIYISQQEETDDVSRYIEHVTHESAHNLLYAHWTIDPIFNNHSEQLYYTPFRNDKRPLSAIFHAMFVLARTVYIFDQIHRSSPHSLNFKNIKTNYNERGNPASFRTKFLQTASIISKNAKLTIYGQEIYNGCLQMVEDCELEI; encoded by the coding sequence ATGCCTTTTGCGGCATTAATAAATCAATTTCGAGACTCAAAAAAAGCACCTCCATTTTTCTTTGCCGCTCACCATATTATTTTAAATCATTGTACAAACAGAAATCCCATCTACAACTCTGCAGCATCTGAATTACTTAAAATTAATGCTCACACCAATTACAAAAAACTGTCCATAAACCCATTCTTGAAATCAACTAGCTCTCAAGAGTCAATCTGCCTTAACGCGATATTTTCCGACATTAGACATACTTATGGAAATGATGACTTCTTGCCTATTGCGTTTGACAGTCCCGAGCAGTCCTATCCTACAAAGCTCATGATTGAGTCAGCCATCGACATCATAAAAACCGCCGCACCCTCACTTTATGATGAAATTGAATTTATCATTGAGGAAATAAGAATATTCAGCTCTGGAAACATTAGAGCCGGGTCAAACTTTAATACACTAGGCCTCATCTACATCAGCCAGCAAGAAGAAACAGATGATGTGTCGAGGTATATTGAACATGTCACTCACGAATCAGCTCATAACTTATTGTACGCACACTGGACAATCGATCCAATTTTCAACAATCATTCAGAACAGCTCTATTACACCCCTTTCAGGAATGACAAACGGCCTTTAAGCGCAATATTTCACGCTATGTTTGTCCTCGCGAGAACGGTATACATCTTTGATCAAATTCATCGTAGCTCACCGCACAGCCTAAACTTCAAAAACATTAAAACAAACTATAATGAACGTGGAAACCCCGCTTCATTCAGAACTAAATTCTTACAGACCGCCAGCATTATTTCGAAAAATGCAAAACTCACGATCTACGGCCAAGAAATTTATAATGGCTGCCTGCAAATGGTTGAAGATTGTGAGTTAGAAATATGA
- a CDS encoding CoA-acylating methylmalonate-semialdehyde dehydrogenase, which yields MTSTIEHYINDQRVSRDDRYQDVYNPATGEKTARVALASQQTVSEAVAAAQAAFAGWADTPPIRRARVLFQYLHLLRERKDDLARIIVAEHGKVFTDAQGEVDRGIDILEFACGIPNLLKGEHSDQVSRGMDNWTMRQPLGVVAGVTPFNFPVMVPMWMYPIAIAAGNTFILKPSPTDPSASLFMAELLREAGLPKGVFNVVQGDKEAVDALIEHPDVKAVSFVGSTPIAQYIYETGARHGKRVQGLGGAKNHMVVMPDADIEKTVDALMGAAYGSAGERCMAISVAVLVGDVGDKVIAALTERAKHLRITDGRDLKAEMGPIVSRAALERISGYIEQGVQAGAQLLLDGRDYVPSEPGLENGFWLGATLFDHVTKEMSIYREEIFGPVLACVRVNDFAEAVKLVNDHEFGNGVSCFTRDGHIAREFARRIEVGMVGINVPIPVPMAWHGFGGWKRSLFGDMHAYGTEGVRFYTKQKSIMQRWSESIEQGAEFAMPVSK from the coding sequence ATGACCAGCACCATCGAGCACTACATTAACGACCAGCGCGTTTCCCGCGATGATCGCTATCAGGATGTCTACAACCCGGCCACCGGCGAGAAAACCGCTCGCGTTGCGCTGGCCAGCCAACAGACTGTGTCCGAAGCCGTCGCCGCCGCCCAGGCCGCTTTCGCCGGTTGGGCCGACACCCCGCCGATCCGCCGCGCCCGCGTGCTGTTCCAGTACCTGCACCTGCTGCGTGAACGCAAAGACGACCTGGCGCGCATCATCGTCGCCGAACACGGCAAGGTGTTCACCGACGCCCAGGGCGAGGTCGACCGTGGCATCGATATCCTCGAATTCGCCTGCGGCATTCCCAACCTGCTCAAGGGCGAGCATTCCGACCAGGTTTCCCGGGGAATGGACAACTGGACCATGCGCCAACCCCTGGGCGTTGTGGCCGGCGTCACGCCGTTCAACTTCCCGGTGATGGTGCCGATGTGGATGTACCCCATCGCCATCGCGGCGGGCAACACCTTCATCCTCAAACCCAGCCCGACCGACCCGAGTGCGTCGTTGTTCATGGCCGAGTTGCTGCGTGAAGCCGGCCTGCCCAAGGGTGTGTTCAACGTGGTACAGGGCGACAAGGAAGCGGTGGACGCGCTGATCGAACACCCCGATGTCAAGGCCGTGAGCTTCGTCGGCTCCACGCCGATTGCGCAGTACATCTACGAAACCGGCGCGCGCCACGGCAAGCGCGTGCAGGGCCTGGGCGGTGCGAAAAACCACATGGTGGTAATGCCCGACGCCGACATCGAAAAAACCGTCGACGCCTTAATGGGCGCCGCCTATGGCAGTGCCGGCGAACGCTGCATGGCGATTTCCGTGGCGGTGCTGGTGGGCGATGTGGGTGACAAAGTCATCGCCGCCCTGACCGAACGCGCCAAGCACCTGCGCATCACTGATGGCCGCGACCTTAAAGCCGAGATGGGCCCCATCGTCTCTCGCGCCGCCCTGGAACGCATCAGCGGCTACATCGAACAAGGCGTGCAGGCCGGCGCACAGTTGCTGCTGGACGGGCGTGACTACGTGCCCAGCGAACCGGGCCTGGAAAACGGCTTCTGGCTCGGCGCGACACTGTTCGATCACGTGACCAAAGAGATGAGCATCTACCGCGAAGAAATCTTCGGCCCGGTACTGGCCTGCGTGCGCGTGAATGACTTCGCCGAAGCGGTAAAGCTGGTCAACGACCACGAGTTCGGCAACGGCGTCAGCTGCTTCACCCGCGACGGCCACATCGCCCGCGAATTTGCGCGACGCATCGAAGTGGGCATGGTCGGCATCAACGTACCGATCCCAGTGCCGATGGCCTGGCACGGCTTCGGTGGCTGGAAGAGGAGCCTGTTCGGCGACATGCATGCTTACGGCACTGAGGGCGTGCGCTTTTACACCAAGCAGAAGTCGATCATGCAGCGCTGGTCGGAGAGCATCGAACAGGGCGCGGAGTTTGCGATGCCGGTTTCCAAATAA
- a CDS encoding LysR family transcriptional regulator, producing the protein MEKSEIEGLWTHIHWLSVLEEHGTYTAAAARLGVSKSAVSQRISDLEKATGTRLVTRTTRSVRLTEAGRSLTRDVRSAYEQIARSFSSVRDAAGEIRGLVRLTAPVAFARQQLVPHLSGFLQQYPQVRIQLDVSDALSSLAAEGYDLAVRHGFQVPETHVAWKLCDTGSVLVATQDYLQRHGEPREPGELSAHNCLFYPRGSDQPAWTFERNHKTVERITVPIAGSFATNNSEALRDAALHHLGIALLPDFSAHAALASGKLVQVLKGWTLKGAFADEIYLIRPYSPHVPKSVSALVGYLKGRLSGGFAFKG; encoded by the coding sequence ATGGAAAAATCCGAGATCGAAGGCTTGTGGACCCACATACACTGGCTCTCCGTGCTGGAAGAACACGGCACCTACACCGCCGCCGCCGCGCGTCTGGGGGTGAGTAAGTCCGCCGTCAGCCAGCGGATTTCCGACCTGGAAAAAGCCACCGGCACCCGCCTGGTGACGCGCACCACCCGCAGCGTGCGGCTGACCGAGGCCGGGCGATCATTGACCCGCGACGTGCGCAGTGCCTATGAGCAGATCGCTCGCAGCTTTTCGTCGGTGCGCGACGCCGCCGGGGAAATCCGCGGCCTGGTGCGCCTCACCGCGCCGGTGGCGTTTGCCCGCCAGCAATTGGTGCCGCACCTGTCGGGGTTCCTGCAGCAATACCCGCAGGTGCGAATCCAACTGGACGTGTCCGATGCCCTCAGTTCACTCGCCGCCGAGGGCTATGACCTGGCGGTACGTCATGGTTTTCAGGTGCCGGAAACCCATGTGGCCTGGAAGCTGTGCGACACCGGATCGGTGCTGGTCGCCACCCAGGATTACCTGCAACGCCACGGCGAACCGCGCGAGCCCGGCGAGCTGTCGGCGCACAACTGCCTGTTCTACCCGCGCGGCAGCGACCAACCGGCCTGGACCTTCGAACGCAACCACAAAACCGTCGAACGCATCACCGTGCCCATCGCCGGCAGCTTCGCCACCAACAATAGCGAAGCCTTGCGCGATGCGGCCCTGCACCACCTGGGCATCGCCCTGCTCCCCGATTTCAGCGCCCACGCCGCGCTGGCCAGCGGCAAACTGGTACAGGTGCTTAAAGGCTGGACCCTCAAGGGCGCGTTTGCCGATGAGATCTATTTGATCCGCCCGTACTCACCCCATGTGCCCAAGTCGGTAAGTGCGTTGGTGGGATATCTGAAAGGCAGGCTATCCGGTGGGTTTGCATTCAAAGGGTAA
- a CDS encoding ornithine cyclodeaminase family protein codes for MLTPPFVIDQTQARQHLDRLDVPQILRALFRDLAAGHAVQPAQQLVAFPHGAGDFINYLGVLANEGVYGVKTSPYIVREQGPLVTAWTLLMSMHTGQPLLLCDAAELTTARTAATTALAVDALAAPQAQRLAIIGSGKVAQAHVQYVKNLRDWQSIRVFSPSAVTANHDTLHCLDPRLSVAASCEAAVDDADVILLCTSSAGPVLDPARLSKPALITSISTNAPRAHEVPPHSLTNMQVFCDYRQTTPAAAGEMLIAAEQHGWHPRMVLGDLPELLSDLAPRPTYDRHVFFRSIGLGLEDIALANALWRQL; via the coding sequence ATGCTCACTCCTCCTTTTGTGATCGACCAGACCCAGGCCCGCCAACACCTGGACCGCCTCGACGTACCGCAGATCCTGCGGGCGCTGTTCCGCGACCTGGCCGCCGGGCACGCGGTGCAGCCGGCGCAACAGCTCGTGGCATTCCCCCACGGCGCCGGTGACTTCATTAACTACCTCGGTGTGCTGGCCAATGAGGGGGTGTATGGGGTCAAGACTTCGCCCTACATCGTGCGCGAACAAGGGCCACTGGTGACGGCGTGGACGCTGCTGATGTCGATGCACACCGGCCAGCCGTTGCTGCTGTGCGACGCCGCCGAACTGACCACCGCACGCACGGCCGCCACCACGGCGCTGGCGGTGGACGCACTGGCCGCTCCGCAGGCCCAACGCTTGGCGATTATCGGCAGCGGCAAAGTAGCCCAGGCCCATGTGCAGTATGTGAAGAACCTGCGGGACTGGCAGAGCATTCGTGTGTTTTCGCCGAGCGCGGTCACGGCCAATCACGACACCCTCCATTGCCTTGACCCGCGCCTGAGCGTCGCCGCCAGCTGCGAGGCGGCGGTGGACGACGCCGACGTGATCCTGCTGTGCACTTCCTCGGCAGGCCCCGTACTCGACCCGGCGCGCCTGAGTAAGCCGGCGCTGATCACCTCCATCAGCACCAACGCACCGCGCGCCCATGAAGTGCCGCCCCACAGCCTCACGAACATGCAGGTGTTCTGCGACTATCGCCAGACCACCCCCGCCGCGGCCGGTGAAATGCTGATCGCCGCCGAACAGCACGGCTGGCACCCCCGCATGGTGCTCGGCGACCTGCCCGAGCTGCTCAGCGACCTGGCGCCACGCCCGACCTATGATCGCCACGTCTTCTTCCGCTCCATCGGCCTGGGCCTGGAAGACATTGCCCTGGCCAATGCCCTCTGGAGACAGCTATGA
- a CDS encoding NAD(P)/FAD-dependent oxidoreductase: protein MNHADYIIIGGGIAGASTGFWLSPHGKVIVLERESHPAYHSTGRSAALYTAAYGTPQVRALTLASRDFFDHPPAGFCEHPLLTPRGEMTVDFTGDPAELNAQYLSAKATVPQVVQLSVDEACEMLPILRREKVHGALYDPTASDIDTDALHQGYLRGIRRNGGEVRTDSAVLGLSRERAGLWQVSTGDATFTAPIIINAAGAWADLIGELAGAAPIGLQPKRRSAFIFAGPEGVDSHGWPMLVALDEAFYMKPDAGMFLGSPANADPVQAQDVQPEELDIAMGIYQIEEATTLSIRRPTRTWAGLRSFVHDGDLLSGFDPQVPGLFWVAAQGGYGIQTSPAMGQASAALVRGAPLPQALTRFGLDAGMLSPARLEPH from the coding sequence ATGAACCACGCGGACTACATCATCATCGGCGGCGGCATTGCCGGAGCGTCCACGGGGTTCTGGCTGTCGCCGCACGGCAAGGTGATCGTGCTGGAACGTGAAAGCCACCCGGCCTATCACTCCACCGGGCGTTCGGCGGCGCTCTATACCGCCGCCTACGGCACCCCGCAGGTGCGCGCGCTGACCCTGGCCAGCCGCGACTTTTTCGACCACCCGCCCGCCGGTTTCTGTGAACACCCGTTGCTCACGCCACGGGGCGAAATGACCGTGGACTTCACCGGCGACCCAGCCGAATTGAACGCGCAATACCTCAGCGCCAAGGCCACCGTGCCCCAGGTCGTGCAGCTCAGCGTCGATGAAGCCTGTGAGATGTTACCGATCCTGCGGCGGGAAAAAGTCCACGGCGCACTCTACGACCCGACCGCCAGCGACATCGACACCGACGCCCTGCACCAAGGCTATCTGCGCGGTATCCGGCGCAATGGCGGCGAGGTGCGTACCGACAGCGCTGTGCTGGGGTTGAGTCGCGAACGTGCCGGCCTTTGGCAGGTCAGCACCGGGGACGCCACCTTCACCGCGCCGATCATTATCAACGCCGCCGGCGCCTGGGCCGACCTTATCGGCGAGCTGGCCGGCGCGGCGCCCATTGGCCTGCAACCCAAGCGGCGCTCGGCGTTTATCTTCGCCGGCCCCGAAGGCGTGGACAGCCATGGGTGGCCGATGCTGGTGGCGCTGGACGAAGCCTTCTACATGAAGCCCGACGCGGGCATGTTCCTCGGTTCGCCGGCCAATGCCGACCCGGTGCAGGCTCAAGATGTGCAGCCTGAAGAGTTGGATATCGCCATGGGCATCTACCAGATCGAAGAAGCCACCACCTTGAGCATCCGCCGCCCCACCCGCACCTGGGCCGGGCTGCGCAGTTTTGTGCACGATGGCGATCTGCTCAGCGGCTTCGATCCCCAGGTGCCGGGGCTGTTCTGGGTCGCGGCACAAGGCGGTTACGGCATTCAGACCTCACCGGCGATGGGCCAGGCCAGCGCGGCACTGGTGCGCGGAGCACCGCTGCCGCAGGCACTGACCCGCTTCGGGCTGGACGCTGGTATGCTCTCCCCCGCCCGCCTGGAGCCCCATTGA
- a CDS encoding helix-turn-helix transcriptional regulator, producing MNTAEHDKALQNFRAIADAIATLFFPHAEVVLHDLRTQTVDYIANNLSKRAIGDDSALEDLLSDDVSEVNIGPYEKLNWDGQKIRSLSTVLRDTQDRPLAVLCINLNISLFENAKAALDLFLSPSKLIPQPDALFRDDWQERINTFLHAWMRERQLSLNLLTRDHKRELVLALHAEGAFKGKSASNYVANVLGMGRATVYKHLKELKG from the coding sequence ATGAATACCGCCGAACACGACAAGGCCCTGCAGAATTTCCGCGCGATTGCCGACGCCATCGCCACGTTGTTTTTCCCACATGCCGAAGTGGTGCTGCATGACTTGCGCACGCAGACCGTCGATTACATCGCCAACAACCTGTCCAAGCGCGCCATCGGCGATGATTCGGCGCTGGAGGACCTGCTCAGCGATGACGTCAGCGAAGTAAATATCGGCCCGTACGAAAAGCTCAACTGGGACGGTCAGAAAATCCGCAGCCTGAGTACCGTGCTGCGTGACACCCAGGATCGTCCGCTGGCGGTGCTGTGCATCAACCTGAACATCTCGCTGTTCGAAAACGCCAAGGCCGCGCTGGACCTGTTCCTGTCGCCGAGCAAACTGATTCCACAGCCGGATGCCCTGTTTCGCGATGACTGGCAGGAGCGTATCAACACCTTCCTCCACGCCTGGATGCGCGAACGCCAACTGAGCCTGAACCTGCTGACCCGTGACCACAAACGCGAACTGGTACTGGCGCTGCATGCCGAAGGCGCGTTCAAGGGCAAGAGTGCCTCGAACTACGTGGCCAATGTGCTGGGCATGGGGCGGGCGACGGTCTACAAGCACTTGAAGGAACTCAAGGGCTGA
- a CDS encoding ABC transporter substrate-binding protein, whose amino-acid sequence MKKRLLIPALALSPLAANHLLAAEKTLRIGIEAAYPPFASKTEEGKIVGFDYDIGNALCAQMKVKCVWVEGEFDGLIPSLKVKKIDMALSSMTINEDRKRSVDFTHKYYFTSSRLVMKEGAVVDDQYASLKGKTVGVQRATTTDRYATEVFEPKGINVKRYGNNEEIYMDLAAGRLDAIFADTIPLNDFLQMPRGKGYAFVGPELKDPKYVGEGAGIAVRKGNSALVSELNSAIDGIRASGEYQKISQRYFKSDIYGD is encoded by the coding sequence ATGAAGAAACGCTTGCTGATCCCCGCCCTGGCCTTGAGCCCGCTTGCCGCCAACCATTTGCTGGCCGCTGAGAAAACCCTGCGCATCGGCATCGAGGCGGCTTATCCGCCGTTCGCCTCCAAGACCGAAGAGGGCAAGATCGTCGGCTTCGACTACGACATCGGCAATGCGTTGTGCGCGCAGATGAAGGTTAAGTGTGTGTGGGTCGAAGGTGAGTTCGATGGCCTGATTCCTTCCCTCAAAGTGAAGAAAATCGACATGGCCCTGTCGTCCATGACCATCAATGAAGACCGCAAGAGGTCGGTGGACTTCACCCACAAATACTATTTCACCTCCTCGCGCCTGGTGATGAAGGAAGGCGCGGTGGTGGATGACCAGTACGCCAGCCTCAAGGGCAAGACCGTCGGGGTACAGCGCGCCACCACCACCGACCGTTACGCCACCGAGGTGTTCGAGCCCAAGGGCATCAACGTCAAGCGCTACGGCAATAACGAAGAAATCTACATGGACCTGGCGGCCGGGCGCCTGGATGCGATCTTTGCCGACACCATCCCGTTGAACGATTTCCTGCAGATGCCACGCGGCAAGGGCTACGCCTTCGTCGGTCCGGAACTCAAAGACCCGAAATACGTGGGCGAAGGCGCGGGCATCGCGGTGCGCAAGGGCAATAGCGCGTTGGTCAGCGAACTCAACAGCGCCATCGACGGCATTCGCGCCAGTGGGGAGTATCAGAAAATCTCACAGCGGTACTTCAAGTCGGATATTTACGGCGACTGA